One Festucalex cinctus isolate MCC-2025b chromosome 1, RoL_Fcin_1.0, whole genome shotgun sequence genomic region harbors:
- the LOC144026943 gene encoding uncharacterized protein CXorf38 homolog, translating into MCEDLVVRLNDREYTNWLKAGHCLYILKDALHPFIEEHMRAFHRALLRDEPSLRAQCPRSCRSGDIKLSRACTPCLQWKSEILNHHRQPDSTLNWDNCTPSAWRTQHWELAKAYMPRGQARVHAAHQCDPSALLNLINYCDRFTFVHSSYVRELIKCRNELMHSANLHVSDEWIKNFKGALNRFVQLFSQVPNMTLVEQELTKMLTVDLSICATDAVDSTDMKVEDDSANYNIRPELISQWEADLLQERLRELRHMADNETMDTDQLMMLDGFLQENKDLSQRFSAELQAISALGMDKGRVDKQSSDLGQK; encoded by the exons ATGTGTGAGGATCTTGTAGTGCGTCTGAACGACAGAGAATACACAAACTGGCTGAAAGCGGGGCACTGTCTGTACATCCTGAAAGACGCCCTGCATCCCTTCATCGAGGAGCACATGCGAGCTTTTCATCGAGCTTTGCTCCGTGACGAGCCTTCTCTCCGTGCACAATGTCCACGATCATGCCGGTCCGGTGACATTAAG CTTTCCAGGGCATGTACGCCGTGTTTACAGTGGAAGTCTGAGATTCTCAACCACCACAGACAACCCGATTCCACTCTCAATTGGGACAACTGTACTCCTTCTGCATGGAGGACACAGCACTGGGAGTTGGCCAAG GCTTATATGCCGCGAGGTCAGGCCCGCGTGCATGCGGCACATCAGTGTGATCCTTCTGCTTTGCTCAACCTCATCAACTACTGTGACCGTTTTACCTTTGTACATTCATCTTACGTGAGAGAG CTGATCAAATGCAGGAATGAGCTGATGCATTCTGCTAACCTGCATGTGAGTGATGAGTGgataaaaaatttcaagggtGCCTTGAATCGTTTTGTGCAGCTCTTCAGCCAAGTACCCAACATGACACTCGTTGAGCAAGAGCTAACTAAG atGCTGACTGTTGATTTGTCAATATGTGCTACTGACGCTGTAGATTCTACTGACATGAAAGTAGAGGATGATTCTGCCAATTACAATATAAGGCCTGAATTAATCAGCCAATGGGAGGCTGACTTACTACAGGAGAGGCTGCGGGAGTTGCGGCATATGGCTGACAATGAAACAATG GACACTGATCAGCTGATGATGCTGGATGGTTTCCTGCAGGAAAACAAAGATCTGAGCCAGAGGTTTTCTGCAGAGCTGCAGGCCATCAGCGCGTTGGGGATGGACAAAGGAAGAGTTGACAAACAGTCAAGTGATTTGGGCCAAAAATGA